One Babesia bovis T2Bo chromosome 4 map unlocalized Chr4_1, whole genome shotgun sequence genomic window carries:
- a CDS encoding Cofilin/tropomyosin-type actin-binding family protein — MESGIKVPQETIQVFNQMKLKKSCRYLILGISGDVVTVVNQGSGEVDELYDALPKDDCAFVLYDTGRYVVLFMYASPSAPTNSRTIYSTTKQTVEKSLEGSKVYKHLVEDKDEITEALKC, encoded by the exons ATGGAAAGCGGTATCAAGGTTCCTCAAGAGACCATTCAGGTCTTCAACCAGATGAAGCTTAAGAAGTCGTGCAGATACCTGATTCTTGGTATATCTGGTGACGTTGTCACTGTGGTTAACCAAGGCTCTGGTGAAGTTGACGAACTTTATGATGCTCTCCCAAAGGATGACTGTGCGTTCGTATTGTATGACACTG GTCGCTACGTTGTTCTCTTTATGTACGCTTCTCCTTCTGCGCCGACAAATTCGCGCACTATCTACTCGACTACGAAACAGACTGTCGAGAAGTCACTTGAAGGATCTAAGGTATACAAACACCTTGTCGAAGACAAGGACGAAATCACGGAAGCCCTTAAATGCTAG
- a CDS encoding DEAD/DEAH box helicase family protein — translation MIVSQSIFVLIIYILGAVIAFKHLNSTYSIGFPNTRYAEPVLDTDSERQASFTFEDIGEDVRSNLASLGIVEPRDIQKAAWHAICDTNVANVLISAETGSGKTLAYTLPILHLLSTTERLVANPRVVMIYPNSLLVHQAHGVVSNILRGTGLRVEMIDDIETQEMPDIIMGTLPKLEKKLSIYNLNFKLDVFLNIAYLVLDEADQLVEQCNEKLLRQFLHRASHRVKTVLAAATVSTAGRLSTENTIRRLFEKINVVSTANVHAVPRHIEHESIYCKSYEDKITALHSALKQVQRQQRALIFCKSVESSIQLFTRLKKENPRMDLGLINRDVDVITQLKTLDPQTGNRYIVCTDAISRGIDIENISLVVQFDFPKNVLDYIHRAGRAARNMLNGRTVLLWEDGDREFCELLNKHMNDLPSLFSRKRGLRKKIKRGISIGTTTVP, via the exons ATGATAGTATCTCAATCGATTTTTGTACTCATAATTTACATTCTGGGAGCAGTAATTGCATTTAAACATTTAAATAGCACATATTCCATAGGATTCCCAAATACCAGGTACGCAGAACCTGTTTTAGACACTGACAGCGAACGCCAAGCTTCATTTACATTTGAa GATATTGGGGAAGATGTACGCTCAAATCTTGCTTCCCTCG GCATTGTGGAGCCACGTGACATACAGAAGGCAGCATGGCACGCCATTTGCGACAccaatgttgccaatgtGTTAATCTCTGCTGAAACTGGCAGCGGTAAAACCTTGGCGTACACATTGCCAATACTACATTTGTTGTCTACCACT GAACGTTTAGTGGCTAACCCGAGGGTAGTTATGATATATCCTAATTCTCTGCTTGTTCACCAGGCTCACGGGGTAGTGTCTAATATCTTGAG GGGAACTGGGCTTCGAGTGGAAATGATTGACGACATAGAAACCCAGGAAATGCCAGATATAATCATGGGTACCCTACCAAAGCTGGAGAAAAAGCTTAGTATATACAACCTGAACTTCAAACTTGACGTTTTTTTGAATATCGCATATTTGGTCTTGGATGAAGCTGACCAATTGGTAGAGCAGTGTAATGAAAAACTACTGCGCCAATTTTTGCATCGTGCAAGTCATAGGGTGAAGACAGTCTTGGCCGCTGCCACAGTCTCTACGGCAGGGCGTCTTAGTACGGAAAATACTATTCGCAGGCTTTTTGAAAAAATCAATGTCGTTTCAACTGCTAACGTTCATGCCGTACCCAGACACATAGAACATGAgtctatatattgcaaaagCTATGAGGACAAGATAACTGCATTGCACTCTGCATTGAAACAAGTCCAACGCCAACAGAGGGCATTAATTTTCTGCAAATCTGTTGAATCGTCAATACAGCTGTTCACTAGATTGAAGAAAGAAAACCCGCGTATGGATCTCGGTCTTATTAATCGTGATGTTGACGTTATTACACAGCTGAAGACACTTGATCCACAGACAGGTAACAGATACATAGTATGCACCGATGCTATATCTCGGGGTATTGATATTGAAAATATCTCTCTAGTAGTTCAATTCGATTTCCCCAAGAACGTACTggattatatacatagggCTGGTAGAGCTGCGCGTAACATGTTGAATGGTAGAACGGTTCTGTTGTGGGAAGATGGTGACAGGGAGTTCTGCGAACTCTTGAATAAACATATGAATGATTTACCCTCATTGTTCAGCCGTAAGCGAGGGCTACGTAAAAAAATCAAGCGCGGCATCAGCATAGGTACCACCACTGTTCCATGA
- a CDS encoding ATP synthase delta (OSCP) subunit family protein: MRALTTGYLALRGCGRFRGPILSIYRRFGTSSDENALSLMDSSGVMGSYAKALYLAAKSSKNVDKVMGDLNNLHGAMSTSDEFNTFVVNPCLRSVTKVAFLRDDLKTLGFPELQKETLICLEILFEQRRSGELPQLKRLFETLYMATKGQVKCFAQSAVELSPKHKAALEAALKKRLGDAHQPAVTYIVNPSLMGGLVVRIGDQVIDASVSSKLDRMYSQLSQAA, encoded by the coding sequence GGCCGTTTTAGGGGCCCAATTCTCTCTATTTATCGCCGCTTTGGGACATCATCAGATGAGAATGCTTTATCATTAATGGATTCTAGCGGTGTTATGGGTTCATACGCTAAGGCGCTATACCTTGCTGCCAAGTCTTCGAAGAATGTGGACAAGGTTATGGGTGACCTTAACAATCTTCATGGTGCCATGTCCACGTCCGACGAATTCAATACTTTTGTTGTTAACCCGTGTTTACGTTCTGTGACTAAGGTTGCTTTTCTCCGTGACGACCTCAAGACTCTGGGTTTCCCTGAACTTCAGAAGGAGACTCTGATCTGTCTTGAGATACTTTTTGAACAACGCCGTTCTGGTGAACTTCCTCAGTTGAAGAGGCTATTTGAGACATTATATATGGCTACCAAAGGTCAAGTAAAATGTTTCGCACAATCAGCTGTTGAGCTCAGTCCCAAACACAAGGCTGCCCTCGAAGCTGCTTTGAAAAAGCGTTTGGGTGATGCACATCAACCTGCAGTGACATACATAGTGAATCCTAGTTTGATGGGTGGTCTAGTTGTCCGTATTGGAGATCAGGTCATTGATGCGTCTGTGAGTTCGAAGCTTGATCGTATGTATTCACAGCTATCTCAAGCAGCGTAA
- a CDS encoding HAD ATPase P-type IC family protein, protein MYRFVILGICAIWYTPTSRAKRNLYRGIGDSIAHSQDSILEHDLHILKGDKLITEHHNIAANVGKTDPSPSRHGGLYVALNNVDSDVNHRELLLNKSDDENEESSVDSTESNGNGGSNDHEDPSDGPWPTYPYSRWCKSEATLISSSELLAFNMIAMAILLLLAIWHLAIALMSRPSSDGYEPLDQLPTITVSDESDVYIQMKQQGYNFTTPGKYVIRSMILYTALCQIVVTALICNEMCIPLVDGIGDWELRAKPFFISWLIGFFSLMACVMLRNTYIGKRMFMVPQSLQSCEYVHITDYSHTSHPGEQDMLRSLREWLSTLGAYLKLKFNIPDSVLRVTFDKYKDAAARLYVKVEYSGDERYFYYQCVKYTFNSQSGVFVDSSSRVTNYLRNTNLTDLLDNGGLTEAESYRRTNDIGKNIITVERLSFSMLLYREITDPVFFLQLYLILKSIYWKSIISAPIWGIMVLYTIVKKVNIINEQQKDLHQLANAASSSTVTVLRENMTKSVAASELAIGDIVRVDSDWEVPSDMVMLRGDVIVDESAITGESIPLRKSKLSLDKYGYSLSVFDFNISMPVSGSKQEQHKCVTEHMLKAGTRVISVVGNEEIAASAVAVVIATGVYTTKGKQMKGVLFPNQFRLKYDTQLPMVFILTCIYAFMCSSYQIQSLGWNMTSIFYCLGTLSQVAPVWASAMMSIGQSRACERLAKSESIGCIAPSRIAIFGKLRVMCFDKTGTLTNNALLFDGIMTSWLGQRGHDLILPDDIKNHITSIRNTSFIGFRKDKETVNQILSLAVATCHSVFPRNDDNLGNQVDKSMFNSTGCSIEQFIDSDGNTRRYIRCPNNRDLVIEVLRTFDFHYQKKLSSVVVAIKSPNADKSAVFAFVKGAYENVAACSKGNNSDLDTLSNDQAKAGAYVLGVGYKVLSDDDAIYKREDVESKLNLGGLLIFNNSVRSESVPVISTLQDAKVRPVILTGDNIPASQYVAKSVGMLGDNGEPGPYAQMIDGNLVWHFPQHPLDEENLYFGAHCVNLALTGDAFEHIETEWESILRTFGRCSNNKATNEALFEQFLLRVRIFARLNPHQKVKVINAFKRLGIITGMCGDGTNDCLALQSSHAGLSLTNGASSMVAPFTSKNNKLQSVITLIREGRGSLVTSLACFKFMLLFGLMIALVKVFLFKRCRGVMPEWGYLLLENAILLSLSHTMALSRPSEKLRIRSPTSSLLGPLTLSSIGLMFGVNFIFLTLLFKLYEYTGIPSSLQYNRQVDAAKWWILTDNFEAPTVCLWLCYQVVNAALVFSFGGIFRESVLRNTYFTLTWLGINSILTGLLLTGPSKFTCLFRINCTDEVSQKTVFPVLRLMTTSANGHPFHGQGGHNILPTQFRVLFLALNVANAVINGLISYFLLGSEFPKAMSSLIGHKYSADRISV, encoded by the exons ATGTATCGCTTTGTAATACTAGGCATATGTGCAATATGGTATACACCTACTTCCAGGGCGAAACGAAACCTCTATAGGGGAATAGGTGATTCCATAGCACATTCGCAGGATTCTATATTAGAACATGATCTGCATATTTTGAAAGGTGATAAGCTAATAACAGAGCATCATAATATTGCTGCCAATGTAGGAAAAACTGATCCTAGTCCATCTAGACATGGTGGACTGTACGTAGCATTGAATAACGTAGACAGCGATGTAAACCACAGGGAGCTATTATTAAACAaatctgatgatgaaaatgaagaaTCATCGGTTGATAGTACGGAATCCAATGGAAATGGTGGATCTAATGATCATGAAGACCCTTCAGACGGCCCATGGCCAACATATCCGTACTCTCGTTGGTGTAAAAGCGAGGCAACTTTAATATCGTCTTCTGAACTGTTGGCTTTTAACATGATAGCGATGGCAATTTTGTTGTTATTGGCCATTTG GCATCTTGCGATAGCGTTAATGTCACGTCCCTCTAGTGATGGGTATGAACCTCTGGATCAACTACCTACCATAACAGTGTCTGACGAATCTGacgtatatatacagatgAAACAGCAGGGCTACAACTTCACAACTCCTGGGAAGTATGTCATACGATCTATGATTCTATATACTGCTTTATGCCAAATAGTTGTAACAGCTTTAATTTGCAACGAAATGTGCATACCACTGGTAGACGGTATTGGAGACTGGGAGTTACGCGCTAAACCATTTTTTATATCGTGGCTGATTGGTTTTTTTTCATTGATGGCCTGTGTCATGCTTCGTAACACGTACATTGGCAAGCGTATGTTTATGGTTCCCCAAAGTCTCCAATCATGCGAATACGTTCATATAACGGATTATTCGCATACTTCTCATCCTGGTGAACAAGATATGTTGCGATCGTTGCGAGAGTGGCTCAGTACATTAGGAGCATATTTGAAGTTGAAGTTTAACATTCCTGACAGCGTACTAAGGGTAACTTTTGACAAATACAAGGATGCAGCAGCTCGTTTGTACGTTAAAGTAGAGTATTCAGGTGATGAACGGTACTTCTACTACCAATGTGTGAAATACACTTTCAACTCTCAGAGTGGTGTTTTTGTGGACTCTAGTTCTAGGGTGACGAATTACCTCAGGAACACCAACCTAACAGATTTGCTTGATAACGGTGGATTAACTGAAGCTGAATCATATAGGCGTACTAATGACATTGGTAAGAACATTATTACCGTTGAGCGATTATCCTTTTCTATGTTGCTTTACCGTGAGATTACGGACCCTGTTTTTTTCCTGCAATTATATCTTATATTGAAAAGCATATACTGGAAGAGTATCATCAGTGCCCCTATTTGGGGAATAATGGTCCTGTACACCATAGTAAAGAAAGTGAACATTATCAATGAGCAGCAGAAAGATTTACATCAACTGGCCAATGCAGCTTCAAGTTCTACTGTCACTGTATTACGCGAAAATATGACTAAATCGGTAGCTGCTTCAGAACTGGCTATTGGTGATATAGTTAGGGTAGATTCTGATTGGGAGGTGCCAAGTGACATGGTTATGCTTCGTGGCGATGTGATTGTAGACGAGAGTGCAATAACAGGTGAATCAATCCCATTGCGAAAGAGCAAATTGAGCCTTGATAAATATGGATATTCTCTTTCCGTTTTTGATTTTAACATTTCCATGCCTGTTTCTGGATCCAAGCAGGAGCAACACAAGTGTGTTACCGAACACATGCTAAAAGCGGGTACTCGCGTTATTTCAGTCGTTGGTAACGAGGAAATTGCTGCATCTGCTGTGGCTGTCGTAATTGCAACTGgtgtatataccacaaaGGGTAAGCAGATGAAGGGTGTTCTATTTCCCAATCAATTTAGGTTAAAGTACGACACTCAATTACCCATGGTGTTTATATTAACTTGCATATACGCATTTATGTGCTCATCATATCAAATACAATCTCTTGGATGGAATATGACTTCTATATTTTACTGCCTGGGTACCTTATCACAGGTAGCACCAGTATGGGCCAGTGCCATGATGTCTATAGGCCAAAGCAGGGCTTGTGAACGTTTAGCGAAATCAGAATCTATTGGCTGCATTGCACCATCAAGGATAGCGATATTTGGGAAGCTCCGTGTCATGTGTTTTGACAAGACTGGTACATTAACCAACAACGCTTTGCTTTTCGATGGAATTATGACATCGTGGCTGGGCCAACGAGGACATGATTTGATACTTCCAGATGATATCAAGAACCACATAACGTCCATAAGAAATACCTCATTCATCGGTTTTAGGAAGGACAAGGAGACTGTGAATCAGATATTGTCTTTGGCTGTTGCCACTTGCCATTCTGTATTTCCTCGTAACGACGACAACCTGGGTAACCAGGTTGATAAATC CATGTTCAACTCCACTGGTTGTAGCATCGAGCAGTTTATCGACTCTGACGGGAATACTAGAAGGTATATCAGGTGCCCCAACAACCGTGATCTTGTGATTGAAGTGCTTCGTACATTCGATTTCCACTACCAAAAGAAGTTATCGTCCGTAGTAGTTGCCATAAAGTCTCCTAACGCCGATAAGAGTGCAGTTTTTGCTTTTGTGAAGGGTGCTTATGAAAACGTTGCTGCATGTTCCAAAGGAAACAACAGCGACCTTGATACTTTGTCTAATGATCAGGCTAAGGCCGGTGCTTACGTGCTGGGTGTAGGTTACAAGGTGTTATCTGACGACGATGCGATATATAAGCGTGAGGATGTGGAATCCAAGCTTAACTTGGGCGGTTTGCTAATATTCAACAACTCAGTGCGTTCAGAGAGCGTTCCCGTAATATCGACGTTGCAGGATGCCAAAGTGCGTCCTGTTATTCTAACAGGTGATAATATTCCCGCGTCGCAATATGTCGCGAAAAGTGTTGGCATGTTAGGCGACAATGGTGAACCAGGCCCATATGCTCAGATGATTGATGGCAATCTAGTCTGGCATTTTCCTCAACACCCTTTAGATGAGGAGAACTTATACTTCGGTGCCCACTGCGTTAATCTCGCGCTAACTGGTGATGCATTCGAGCATATCGAGACTGAATGGGAAAGCATCCTTCGCACATTCGGCAGGTGTTCGAATAATAAAGCGACCAACGAGGCCTTGTTTGAGCAGTTCCTTCTCCGTGTGCGTATATTTGCCAGATTGAACCCTCACCAGAAGGTGAAAGTAATAAACGCGTTCAAGCGTTTGGGTATAATCACTGGGATGTGTGGTGATGGCACTAACGACTGTCTGGCATTGCAATCATCGCATGCTGGTTTATCGCTAACTAAT GGCGCCTCATCAATGGTGGCTCCCTTTACTTCCAAGAACAATAAACTGCAATCAGTGATCACTTTAATaag GGAAGGTCGTGGTAGCCTTGTGACATCATTGGCTTGTTTCAAGTTCATGCTGTTGTTTGGCCTGATGATTGCACTTGTTAAAGTGTTTTTGTTTAAACGGTGCCGTGGCGTTATGCCTGAATGGGGATATCTATTGCTGGAGAACGCTATTCTATTAAGCCTCAGTCACACCATGGCGCTATCAAG ACCTAGTGAAAAGCTGCGGATACGCTCGCCAACCTCTAGTCTCCTTGGTCCGCTTACACTTAGTTCTATTGGACTTATGTTTGGCGTTAACTTCATATTCCTCACGCTGCTATTCAAGCTCTACGAGTACACTG GTATACCCAGCAGCCTACAATATAATCGCCAGGTTGACGCTGCGAAGTGGTGGATATT AACCGATAACTTCGAGGCGCCCACTGTATGTCTATGGCTGTGCTATCAGGTGGTGAATGCGGCTCTGGTATTCAGTTTTGGTGGTATATTCCGTGAATCTGTACTGAGAAACACTTACTTTACGCT GACTTGGTTAGGAATCAACAGCATCCTCACGGGACTTCTTTTGACAGGGCCATCTAAGTTCACGTGTCTTTTCCGCATCAACTGTACTGATGAAGTGTCACAAAAAACTGTGTTTCCAGTCTTACGGTTGATGACAACGAGTGCCAACGGTCACCCATTCCACGGACAGGGTGGTCACAACATCCTTCCAACGCAGTTCAGG GTACTCTTCCTCGCTCTCAACGTAGCCAATGCGGTAATAAACGGTCTAATTTCTTACTTTTTGCTCGGAAGCGAATTCCCCAAAGCGATGAGTTCACTCATTGGGCACAAGTATAGCGCTGACCGCATCAGTGTATAA
- a CDS encoding protein kinase catalytic domain family protein translates to MLKYITGKSPISFTSSGIGYTEEEPVESPFGRLQSYVWYNSKSKTNDTLASLFKFSLKNREPTGNNIDQEFAERHLQGIKIIVHPNVLKVLKVKQNENGITIATERCYPLSTTTISTDPALGFAQIISAVSFLHNKCNKAHCLISPNGVVVREDGSWCLTSFECTVDHNTSVHRVLSELKWHAIWHNGWKMPVSTNAFKSVKQLDLWGIGALMCWVYALISGQMDMYSIRRDDCDILSLKRFVPANLRGLIDQLMSPNCDVDLEQILRTHPYFANNTAVIAMDFVMELHIKTEDQTKQFFEQLPAKLPQIPTDIACKQLLPEMLKAISIHKALVPQILVSVVAICKSLIKDEFKSKVYPHICQLFKEPDRAIRYSILKLMPDLDPLLDEDEVSNNLLEPLLIGFGDVASQIRDETVKAMVYVMKKIKKRQQHHVAMLLFKCAEDCEPTIRVNTIICFAKIIPFVQQELVDKVVPQVWRVGLNDNFLKSRIATLESISASHGFFSVKQKVGTLLPLACNTLLDEEPEVRRLGIETVYAILESLKGHIYSGGSTRQNQEEKQDYSPISTQEGLQTYKPMNLGGTSPNASNMRQNIGFGSPIKQQSPSRSDPWALNTRSHKNTEITQQKNKYNDNMDDFDDFFDPFPAKH, encoded by the exons ATGTTGAAATACATAACGGGAAAATCGCCAATATCGTTCACATCTTCCGGGATAGGTTACACTGAAGAGGAGCCTGTGGAGAGCCCATTCGGGCGTTTACAGAGCTATGTGTGGTATAATAGCAAGAGTAAAACCAATGACACATTAGCATCTCTGTTTAAATTCTCACTAAAAAATCGTGAACCAACTG GAAACAATATTGACCAGGAGTTTGCAGAGAGACATCTCCAGGGAATCAAAATAATTGTTCATCCAAATGTACTGAAAGTACTCAAGGTAAAGCAAAATGAAAATGGCATTACTATCGCAACTGAACGCTGTTACCCACTGTCAACAACGA CAATTTCAACGGATCCCGCACTTGGATTTGCACAGATTATTTCCGCCGTTAGCTTTTTACACAACAAATGCAATAAGGCACATTGTCTAATCTCACCAAATGGAGTTGTCGTACGTGAAGATG GCTCTTGGTGCCTAACTTCTTTCGAATGCACTGTAGACCATAATACTTCTGTACACAGGGTTCTATCGGAGCTTAAATGGCATGCAATATGGCATAACGGTTGGAAAATGCCCGTATCAACGAACGCATTCAAGAGTGTTAAGCAATTGGATCT ATGGGGAATTGGTGCCTTAATGTGCTGGGTATACGCCCTTATATCCGGACAGATGGATATGTATAGCATAAGGAGAGAcgattgcgatatattatcGTTGAAAAGATTTGTCCCAGCAAATTTAAGGGGTCTTATTGATCAGCTCATGTCACCTAACTGTGATGTCGACTTGGAGCAAATCTTGCGGACACACCCGTATTTTGCAAATAACACGGCGGTAATTGCAATGGACTTTGTTATGGAGTTGCATATTAAAACAGAAGACCAAACCAAACAGTTTTTCGAACAGCTGCCAGCGAAATTACCACAAATACCAACAGATATCGCA TGTAAACAACTGTTGCCAGAAATGCTCAAGGCTATATCTATACATAAAGCGCTAGTGCCGCAAATATTGGTTTCAGTTGTTGCAATTTGTAAATCGCTAATTAAGGACGAATTTAAAAGTAAAGTGTACCCTCACATATGTCAACTTTTTAAGGAACCTGATAGAGCCATTAG ATATAGCATACTCAAACTCATGCCGGATCTAGACCCACTTCTAGACGAAGATGAGGTGTCAAACAACCTTTTAGAACCACTTCTTATAGGATTCGGGGATGTAGCTTCACAGATTAGAGATGAAACAGTAAAGGCAATGGTATATGTAATGAAGAAAATTAAGAAACGACAACAACATCATGTAGCTATGCTACTGTTTAAATGTGCGGAAGATTGCGAACCCACAATCAGGGTTAATACAATAATATGCTTTGCTAAAATCATACCGTTTGTGCAACAGGAACTAGTGGATAAAGTGGTCCCGCAGGTATGGCGAGTTGGATTAAATGACAACTTTCTTAAATCAAGGATTGCTACGCTAGAG TCAATATCCGCATCACACGGGTTCTTCTCTGTCAAGCAAAAGGTCGGTACACTGCTACCATTGGCATGTAACACGCTACTGGATGAGGAACCGGAGGTTAGACGTTTGGGTATAGAAACTGTATACGCAATTCTAGAGTCACTAAAAggacatatatacagtg GTGGGAGCACTCGCCAAAACCAAGAGGAAAAGCAAGATTATAGCCCGATATCTACGCAGGAGGGTCTACAAACATACAAACCTATGAATCTAGGAGGGACATCACCAAATGCAAGTAATATGAGACAGAACATTGGGTTTGGAAGCCCGATTAAACAACAATCACCGAGTAGAAGTGACCCATGGGCACTAAACACACGAAGTCATAAAAACACGGAAATAACACAACAGAAGAACAAATACAACGACAATATGGATGACTTCGACGATTTTTTCGACCCTTTTCCGGCAAAACATTAA
- a CDS encoding Prefoldin subunit family protein, producing MGTSSSGYEGFVTYLSNKKVPEAKYVEDIEKLVGDKDPVAVTNCGKELLAKYRFMEKSLATKLTSLHNKVPELKDALTIIENIHKQSSDGSGEIYTYFKISDTLYSEARIPTTKTIFLWLGANTMVEYPVDEAMSLLNDQLRVALESIEDIKKDLEWIRTQVTNTEVTVARLHNFSVMKKASSGSSGS from the exons ATGGGAACTTCATCGTCAGGTTACGAGGGATTCGTGACCTATCTGTCAAACAAGAAGGTCCCTGAGGCTAAATATGTT GAAGACATCGAGAAGTTGGTAGGAGACAAGGACCCCGTTGCTGTAACTAATTGCGGCAAGGAGCTTTTAGC TAAGTACCGTTTTATGGAGAAAAGCTTGGCAACTAAATTGACATCCCTACATAACAAAGTTCCCGAATTAAAAGATGCTCTTACAATCATAGAAAACATACACAAACAGAGT TCAGATGGCTCGGGGGAGATTTATACATACTTTAAAATTTCTGATACTCTCTATTCGGAAGCCCGTATTCCTACAACTAAAACAATATTTTTGTGGCTAGGG GCTAACACTATGGTTGAGTACCCAGTGGATGAAGCTATGTCTTTGTTGAATGACCAGCTGAGGGTAGCATTGGAAAGTATTGAGGATATC AAAAAGGATTTGGAGTGGATTAGAACACAAGTAACTAACACTGAAGTAACCGTTGCTCGTTTACACAACTTTAGTGTCATGAAGAAAGCATCGTCTGGAAGCTCTGGTTCCTAA
- a CDS encoding putative Ser/Arg-rich splicing factor 2 produces the protein MGSRERHDRRHASLLVRNLKYETSPDQLRAAFSRFGEIRDVYLPLDYYTRKPRGFGFVEFFSHSDADEAMREMFGYELDGNKIEVFVAKHGRSDPYQMRSRERRRRRSRDRSYSRDRRRRSISYDRRRRRSPSRSRDRYRSRERDRRVSRSLDINSPRGKGDSRSRNRDSPRRSDGARDYSRSASRSR, from the exons ATGGGAAGCCGCGAACGACATGATAGACGGCACGCCTCGTTGCTTGTTAGGAACCTCAAATATGAGACCTCACCTGATCAGCTGAGAGCTGCTTTCTCGAGGTTTGGAGAAATTCGCGATGTTTATCTCCCCCTTGATTATTACACGAGGAAGCCGCGCGGCTTCGGATTCGTTGAGTTTTTCTCTCATTCCGACGCTGACGAAGCCATGCGTGAAATGTTTGGCTATGAATTAGATGGAAATAAAATTGAAGTGTTTGTTGCTAAGCATGGGAGGTCCGACCCATATCAGATG AGAAGTCGGGAACGTAGAAGGCGCAGAAGCCGTGACAGGTCATACTCAAGAGATAGGCGTCGCAGGTCAATATCTTACGATCGTCGTAGAAGACGCTCACCGTCGAGGTCAAGAGATCGTTACAGGTCACGTGAAAGGGATAGGCGCGTTTCTAGATCACTGGATATCAACTCTCCAAG AGGGAAGGGTGACAGCAGAAGCCGCAACCGTGACAGTCCTAGGCGATC TGATGGAGCCAGGGATTATTCAAGAAGTGCATCGCGAAGCAGGTGA
- a CDS encoding p25-alpha family protein, whose protein sequence is MASSELHQIYQHYINKSTGQLEGRMFVKIFKQANLLDQKLNTNDLDIIFVKHRTKGSRTMDFSGFEKAIQAAAVALGIDYQEIVERVLKAGAPVYAGTETLPVRFYDDKNSYTGVHAHGGPSVK, encoded by the exons ATGGCATCCTCTGAGCTACATCAAATATACCAGCATTACATTAACAAATCCACCGGACAACTAGAGGGCCGAATGTTTGTTAAAATATTCAAACAGGCGAACCTGTTAGACCAGAAACTAAACACTAACGatttagatataatatttgTTAAACATCGGACAAAA GGATCACGCACCATGGATTTCAGCGGATTCGAAAAAGCTATACAAGCAGCTGCAGTAGCATTGGGAATTGACTATCAGGAAATTGTAGAAAGGGTCCTTAAAGCTGGCGCACCAGTATATGCCGGCACGGAAACTCTACCTGTACGTTTTTATGACGATAAAAACAGCTACACTGGAGTACATGCTCATGGAGGTCCTTCAGTTAAATGA
- a CDS encoding putative ribosomal protein L31 encodes MAKDKVKKRALQPITRDYTIHLHKLVHRVSFKRKAPTAIKKIKEFASKAMKTKDVRIDTTLNRYIWSNGIRNLPRRVRVRVSRKRNDDDDAKEPMFTLVQHVPVEDFTGLQTEVVASE; translated from the exons ATGGCTAAAG ACAAAGTAAAGAAGAGGGCTCTTCAGCCAATTACTCGTGATTACACTATACACCTCCACAAGTTGGTTCATCGTGTTTCTTTTAAGAGAAAGGCCCCAACTGCCATCAAGAAGATTAAGGAGTTTGCTTCCAAGGCCATGAAGACAAAG GATGTAAGGATTGACACCACCCTTAATCGCTATATCTGGTCCAATGGTATCAGGAACTTACCTCGTCGCGTACGTGTCCGTGTGTCACGTAAGCGCAATGATGACGATGACGCTAAGGAGCCCATGTTCACTCTCGTTCAGCACGTTCCCGTTGAAGACTTCACGGGTCTGCAGACTGAAGTTGTGGCCAGCGAATAA